In the Leifsonia sp. 466MF genome, one interval contains:
- a CDS encoding phosphotransferase: MARSHFTLAALATSAVPDLDVSGARSYTRSGAGEFDSALLSTRDGSTVIVRVPTNQIAETEQSADLVALRALTTGIRSRLPFEVPRYLGQAPVAGTRAVVYDFLPGEHIAVEDVPPGDGLAGSIGHAIAAIHALPTAFVGEAGLPVMSSAECLTAANSVIESAASTGLLPVALRDRWRDAAADHSIWQFQPTVINGSLTSDSFLVEDDVVTAVLGWSALRVGDPARDLHWLLAMNPEATDGALGAYASTRQVATDRQFTQRAMLYAELEVARWLLHGREVRDQTIVDDAVEMLDGLVDRVRSNSMNPLSTATGPIMAVGDVEAMLDRTPGDRTDPGGYGRSGGMKPVADDQSDVSSSSA; encoded by the coding sequence ATGGCCAGATCCCACTTCACTCTAGCCGCGCTGGCCACCTCGGCCGTTCCCGACCTCGACGTCTCCGGCGCCCGCAGCTACACCAGGAGCGGCGCAGGCGAGTTCGACTCGGCGCTGCTGTCGACGAGGGACGGCTCCACCGTCATCGTGCGCGTGCCGACGAACCAGATCGCGGAGACCGAGCAGAGCGCCGACCTGGTCGCGCTGCGCGCACTCACCACCGGCATCCGCAGCCGTCTCCCGTTCGAGGTGCCCCGCTACCTCGGCCAGGCGCCGGTCGCGGGAACGCGCGCCGTCGTCTACGACTTCCTCCCCGGCGAGCACATCGCGGTGGAGGACGTGCCGCCGGGCGACGGCCTGGCCGGGTCGATCGGGCACGCCATCGCGGCCATCCACGCGCTCCCCACCGCCTTCGTCGGCGAGGCCGGCCTGCCGGTGATGTCATCGGCCGAGTGCCTCACGGCGGCGAACTCGGTCATCGAATCGGCCGCATCCACCGGTCTCCTGCCCGTGGCGCTGCGCGACCGGTGGCGGGATGCGGCGGCCGACCACTCGATCTGGCAGTTCCAGCCGACCGTCATCAACGGCTCCCTCACCTCCGACTCGTTCCTCGTCGAGGACGATGTCGTCACGGCCGTGCTCGGCTGGTCGGCGCTCCGCGTCGGCGACCCGGCGCGCGACCTGCACTGGCTGCTCGCCATGAACCCGGAGGCGACCGACGGCGCCCTGGGCGCCTACGCCTCCACGCGGCAGGTCGCCACCGACCGCCAGTTCACCCAGCGCGCCATGCTGTACGCCGAGCTCGAGGTGGCCCGGTGGCTGCTCCACGGCCGCGAGGTACGCGACCAGACGATCGTGGATGACGCGGTCGAGATGCTCGACGGCCTGGTGGACCGCGTCCGCAGCAACTCGATGAACCCGCTCTCGACGGCGACCGGCCCGATTATGGCCGTCGGCGATGTGGAGGCCATGCTCGACCGGACCCCCGGCGACCGCACGGATCCCGGAGGCTACGGGCGCTCGGGCGGGATGAAGCCGGTCGCCGACGACCAGAGCGACGTCAGCTCCTCCTCGGCGTAG
- a CDS encoding zinc-dependent metalloprotease, whose translation MADDQNEERDDDEFRDMLNQFLSGNGASIDPSRLAGAAGLPNDPASIQALLGQLQNALMNPGGGINWDIAEQQARQLAADGAHAVTPAERASLDQAFHVAALWLDQATGVAGLSAAPELIGRAEWARQTMPLWTQLAEPVALSISDALTRVLAEQAPEEMQAMLQNAGQVMRSIGGALFAMQLGQVVGQLSKEVVSGGDIGIPLLPDGTAALLPQNIAEFGDGLDIPDDQIQLYLAVRELAHARLFRHAKWLRLQLITQITAFAKGITIDTDALESLAENFDPSNPDELREAMVSGRLIPPRTEEQQEALARLETVLALVEGWVDVVTANATRLLPRADAIAETVRRRRASGGPAESAFATLVGLELRPRRLRDAAAMWQAVTEAVGMDARDDLWSHPDLLPQSSDLDDPSALVARLTATATGQEPEQDALDQAIEDLLRDDRDRPTEA comes from the coding sequence ATGGCCGACGACCAGAACGAGGAGCGGGACGACGACGAGTTCCGCGACATGCTGAACCAGTTCCTGTCGGGGAACGGCGCATCGATCGACCCGAGCCGCCTCGCCGGCGCCGCGGGCCTCCCCAACGATCCCGCCAGCATCCAGGCGTTGCTCGGACAGCTCCAGAACGCGCTGATGAACCCGGGCGGCGGCATCAACTGGGACATCGCCGAGCAGCAGGCGCGCCAGCTGGCCGCCGACGGCGCCCATGCGGTCACGCCGGCCGAGCGCGCCTCGCTCGACCAGGCCTTCCACGTCGCCGCACTCTGGCTCGACCAGGCGACCGGCGTCGCGGGACTCAGCGCCGCGCCCGAGCTGATCGGCCGTGCCGAGTGGGCCCGGCAGACGATGCCGCTGTGGACGCAGCTGGCCGAGCCGGTTGCGCTCAGCATCTCCGACGCGCTCACCCGCGTCCTCGCCGAGCAGGCTCCGGAGGAGATGCAGGCCATGCTGCAGAACGCCGGCCAGGTCATGCGCTCCATCGGCGGGGCCCTGTTCGCGATGCAACTCGGCCAGGTCGTCGGGCAGCTCTCCAAGGAGGTCGTCTCCGGTGGCGACATCGGCATCCCGCTGCTGCCGGACGGCACCGCGGCGCTGCTCCCGCAGAACATCGCGGAGTTCGGCGACGGTCTCGACATCCCCGACGACCAGATCCAGCTGTACCTCGCGGTGCGCGAGCTCGCACACGCGCGCCTGTTCCGCCACGCCAAGTGGCTGCGCCTCCAGCTGATCACGCAGATCACGGCCTTCGCCAAGGGCATCACCATCGACACCGATGCCCTGGAGTCGCTGGCCGAGAACTTCGACCCGTCCAACCCCGATGAGCTGCGCGAGGCGATGGTGAGCGGCCGGCTGATCCCGCCGCGCACCGAGGAGCAGCAGGAGGCGCTCGCGCGTCTCGAGACCGTCCTCGCGCTGGTCGAGGGGTGGGTGGACGTGGTGACTGCCAACGCCACCCGCCTGCTCCCCCGGGCCGACGCGATCGCCGAGACGGTGCGGCGCCGGCGTGCATCGGGCGGTCCGGCGGAGTCCGCGTTCGCGACCCTCGTCGGGCTCGAGCTGCGACCTCGCCGGTTGCGCGACGCCGCCGCGATGTGGCAGGCCGTGACGGAAGCGGTGGGCATGGATGCGCGCGACGACCTGTGGTCGCACCCGGACCTGCTGCCGCAGTCGTCCGACCTCGACGACCCGTCGGCGCTGGTCGCACGCCTCACCGCCACCGCGACCGGTCAGGAGCCCGAGCAGGATGCGCTCGACCAGGCCATCGAGGACCTCCTGCGCGACGACCGGGACCGGCCGACCGAAGCCTGA
- the nudC gene encoding NAD(+) diphosphatase: protein MSSAPTPALPLAALPLSRHATDRDHAARSRPALFDELWEEPTTRVLALWKGRALLTAESVAAATPAADGWSAPDAGPAELELLPVDRVTSALIRVYLGRTTVASATEPAGIAVVLQVLTDAAAQELEPDEARWGNLRTVATALSDRDAGLFTEALAMANWHATHTHCPRCGSPTVVEQAGWVRRCLEDGSEVFPRTDPAVIVTVLDADDRLLLGSNAMWENSRYSLLAGFVEPGESFEAAVEREMFEEAGIRVVDARYKGSQPWPFPASVMVGMTARLADDQAASALDPDGEEILDVRWFTRDELWAAREQIILPGRSSIARALIEDWYGGPLDEPPAP from the coding sequence ATGTCGTCCGCCCCGACTCCCGCCCTTCCCCTCGCCGCTCTTCCGCTCTCGCGGCACGCAACCGATCGCGACCATGCCGCGCGATCGCGGCCCGCCCTGTTCGACGAGCTCTGGGAGGAGCCGACCACGCGCGTGCTCGCGCTGTGGAAGGGACGGGCGCTGCTGACCGCGGAGAGCGTCGCGGCCGCGACCCCCGCAGCCGACGGTTGGTCGGCCCCGGATGCCGGACCGGCCGAGCTGGAGCTGCTGCCGGTGGACCGGGTCACCTCCGCGCTGATCCGCGTGTACCTCGGCCGCACCACGGTCGCCTCGGCGACCGAGCCCGCGGGCATCGCCGTGGTGCTGCAGGTGCTGACCGACGCCGCCGCGCAGGAGCTGGAGCCGGACGAGGCGCGCTGGGGCAACCTGCGTACGGTCGCCACCGCGCTGAGCGACCGCGACGCGGGCCTCTTCACCGAGGCGCTCGCGATGGCGAACTGGCACGCGACGCACACGCACTGCCCCCGCTGCGGATCGCCGACGGTGGTCGAGCAGGCGGGCTGGGTGCGGCGCTGCCTCGAGGACGGCTCCGAAGTGTTCCCGCGAACCGACCCCGCGGTCATCGTGACGGTGCTGGATGCGGACGACCGGCTCCTGCTCGGCTCCAACGCGATGTGGGAGAACTCCCGCTATTCGCTGCTCGCCGGGTTCGTCGAGCCAGGCGAGTCGTTCGAGGCGGCGGTGGAGCGCGAGATGTTCGAGGAGGCGGGCATTCGCGTCGTCGACGCCCGCTACAAGGGCTCGCAGCCGTGGCCGTTCCCGGCATCGGTGATGGTCGGCATGACGGCGCGGCTGGCCGACGATCAGGCCGCGAGCGCGCTCGATCCGGACGGTGAGGAGATCCTCGACGTGCGCTGGTTCACCCGCGACGAGTTGTGGGCGGCGCGCGAGCAGATCATCCTCCCGGGCCGCTCGTCTATCGCGCGCGCCCTCATCGAGGACTGGTACGGCGGCCCGCTCGACGAGCCGCCGGCGCCGTGA
- a CDS encoding ATP-dependent helicase, whose translation MSTALSGPDALLAGLDAQQRVAAEALFGPVCILAGAGTGKTRAITHRIAYGVASGAYAPGRVMALTFTARAAAELRGRLRQLGAGGVSARTFHSAALAQLNYFWPQVVGGQLPSVLDGKGRILGHAAERLKVKVDTATLRDVAAEIEWRKVSGLSIEQYTAADRPTPGSLTATQVADLLQSYEDLKDERKQIDFEDVLLACAGMIESEPSVALQVREQYRFFVVDEYQDVSPLQHQLLSLWLGTRRDLCVVGDASQTIYSFAGARSEYLLGFEHEHPGATVVRLEQNYRSTPAVIDTANRLMRGRSGALTLRPAEIAGGTPHGDPVTEPSTFEDDRAEARAVAGRIAAELAAGARPEHIAVLYRVNVQAAALEQALGDLGISYQIRGSKRFFDLPEVRQAVMSLRAASLAATEDPLFKSVSDVLRSLGWSVQPPEARGAVRERWESLNAIMGLVDEQPPGQTLRGFTDELLARQAGQHEPTMSAVTLATLHAAKGLEWPSVYLIGLSEGLVPISYASTFEQIDEERRLLYVGITRARRSLHLSWAARGNQPGRPQLRQPSRFLAELRPTVTAEGRGTRTPGAAPTRG comes from the coding sequence GTGAGCACCGCGCTCTCCGGCCCGGACGCCCTGCTGGCCGGGCTGGATGCTCAGCAACGGGTCGCGGCGGAGGCGCTGTTCGGCCCGGTGTGCATCCTCGCCGGTGCCGGCACGGGCAAGACGCGCGCGATCACGCACCGCATCGCGTACGGCGTCGCCTCCGGCGCCTATGCGCCCGGTCGTGTGATGGCGCTGACGTTCACCGCGCGCGCCGCTGCCGAGTTGCGCGGCCGCCTGCGCCAGCTCGGCGCCGGGGGAGTGTCGGCGCGGACCTTCCACTCCGCCGCCCTCGCGCAGCTGAACTACTTCTGGCCGCAGGTCGTCGGCGGGCAGCTGCCCTCCGTGCTCGACGGCAAGGGCCGCATCCTGGGGCATGCCGCAGAGCGGCTCAAGGTGAAAGTGGACACGGCCACCCTGCGCGACGTCGCCGCGGAGATCGAGTGGCGCAAGGTCTCTGGCCTGAGCATCGAGCAGTACACGGCCGCCGACCGGCCGACCCCCGGCTCGCTGACCGCGACGCAGGTCGCCGATCTGCTGCAGTCGTACGAGGACCTCAAGGACGAACGCAAGCAGATCGACTTCGAGGATGTGCTGCTCGCCTGCGCCGGGATGATCGAGTCCGAGCCGTCGGTCGCCCTGCAGGTGCGCGAGCAGTACCGCTTCTTCGTCGTGGACGAGTACCAGGACGTCTCGCCGCTCCAGCACCAGCTGCTCAGCCTGTGGCTGGGCACCCGCCGCGACCTGTGCGTCGTCGGCGACGCCAGCCAGACGATCTACTCCTTCGCCGGAGCCCGCAGCGAGTACCTGCTCGGGTTCGAGCACGAGCATCCCGGCGCGACCGTGGTGCGACTGGAGCAGAACTACCGCTCGACGCCGGCCGTGATCGACACCGCGAACCGTCTGATGCGCGGGAGGTCCGGCGCGCTGACCCTGCGCCCGGCCGAGATCGCCGGCGGGACACCGCACGGTGACCCCGTCACCGAGCCCTCCACCTTCGAGGACGATCGGGCCGAGGCCCGCGCCGTCGCCGGACGCATCGCCGCCGAGCTGGCCGCGGGGGCACGGCCGGAGCACATCGCGGTGCTGTACCGCGTCAACGTCCAGGCCGCGGCACTCGAGCAGGCGCTCGGCGACCTCGGGATCAGCTACCAGATCCGCGGTTCGAAGCGCTTCTTCGACCTGCCGGAGGTGCGCCAGGCCGTCATGTCGCTGCGGGCGGCCAGCCTCGCGGCCACCGAGGACCCGCTGTTCAAGTCGGTCAGCGACGTGCTCCGCTCGCTGGGATGGTCGGTGCAGCCGCCCGAGGCCCGCGGCGCCGTCCGCGAGCGCTGGGAGTCGCTGAACGCCATCATGGGCCTGGTGGACGAGCAGCCGCCCGGCCAGACGCTCCGCGGCTTCACCGACGAACTGCTCGCCCGGCAGGCCGGTCAGCACGAGCCGACGATGTCGGCCGTGACCCTCGCGACCCTCCACGCGGCCAAGGGACTGGAATGGCCCTCGGTCTACCTGATCGGCCTCAGCGAGGGCCTCGTCCCGATCAGCTATGCGAGCACCTTCGAGCAGATCGACGAAGAGCGCCGCCTGCTGTACGTCGGCATCACGCGAGCGCGTCGCAGCCTCCACCTCAGCTGGGCGGCGCGCGGAAACCAGCCCGGCAGGCCGCAGCTGCGGCAGCCGTCCCGCTTCCTGGCGGAGCTGCGGCCGACGGTCACGGCGGAAGGCCGAGGCACCCGCACTCCGGGTGCGGCTCCCACGCGAGGCTGA